A window of Desulfofundulus luciae contains these coding sequences:
- the iscB gene encoding RNA-guided endonuclease IscB codes for MVFVLDKHKKPLMPCTEKRARLLLERGREVVHRMSPFTIRLKDRTAEESRFQPLRLKLDPGSRTTGFAVLREDTPNRSEVILLGEIHHKPSIKDGLDARRNQRRSRRNRKTRYREPRFNNRHPEKCAVCGKNAQHGSRYCRPCEKAKNFVDNGHREGRLVPSLEARVTQTLSVVDKLTRWLPITAISTEHVKFDTQLMQNPDISGVEYQQGELFGYEVREYLLEKWGRKCAYCGKEGIPLEVEHVVPRNPKRGPKGTDRISNLTLACEECNKAKGNLQPEEWLEKLKQSKRKLDQVRTENLPKILRKLKEPLRDAALVNATRWALYNRLKKTGLSVECGTGARTKYNRLKMDLPKTHYYDACCVGESTPENLAINQEYVQVWAALGRGTRKMCNTDKYGFPVSHRARQKMYFGFTTGDLVAAEVPEGKYAGRWVGRVAVRASGYFDIKDGSGHRVCQGVSHRYMKLLQRADGWQYEKIRVEKGGSGGASFPGVNAGASGAA; via the coding sequence ATGGTATTTGTACTGGATAAACACAAGAAACCGTTAATGCCCTGCACGGAGAAGCGAGCCAGGTTGTTGCTGGAGCGCGGCAGGGAGGTAGTCCACAGGATGTCCCCGTTTACCATCCGGCTCAAAGACCGGACAGCGGAAGAAAGCAGGTTCCAGCCGCTGCGGCTGAAACTTGATCCGGGGAGCAGGACCACCGGATTCGCTGTTCTCCGGGAAGATACTCCTAACAGATCTGAGGTTATCTTGCTGGGGGAGATCCACCACAAACCAAGTATCAAGGACGGACTGGACGCCCGGAGGAACCAGCGTCGCAGCCGGCGGAACCGGAAAACACGGTACCGCGAGCCGCGGTTCAACAACCGGCACCCGGAGAAATGCGCAGTCTGCGGTAAAAATGCGCAGCACGGCAGCCGGTACTGCCGGCCGTGCGAGAAGGCAAAGAACTTTGTCGACAACGGTCACCGGGAGGGACGGCTGGTACCGTCGTTGGAGGCCCGGGTAACCCAAACATTAAGCGTGGTCGATAAGTTGACCAGATGGTTGCCCATAACGGCCATCTCCACTGAGCACGTTAAATTCGACACGCAGCTGATGCAGAACCCGGACATATCTGGCGTGGAATACCAGCAAGGAGAACTTTTTGGCTACGAAGTCCGGGAGTACCTGCTGGAGAAGTGGGGACGAAAGTGCGCCTACTGCGGCAAAGAAGGAATACCTTTGGAAGTGGAACACGTCGTACCCCGGAACCCGAAACGCGGGCCGAAGGGTACCGACCGCATCAGTAATTTAACGCTGGCCTGTGAGGAATGTAATAAGGCAAAAGGTAACCTTCAGCCGGAAGAATGGCTGGAAAAATTAAAGCAATCCAAGCGGAAACTTGATCAGGTTCGGACGGAAAATCTACCCAAAATATTGAGGAAGCTCAAGGAGCCGCTGCGGGATGCAGCACTGGTAAACGCTACCCGGTGGGCGCTGTACAACCGGCTCAAGAAAACTGGCCTGTCGGTAGAATGCGGCACCGGGGCGCGCACCAAATACAATCGTCTTAAGATGGACCTGCCCAAGACCCATTATTACGACGCCTGCTGCGTGGGCGAGAGCACACCCGAGAACCTCGCAATCAACCAGGAGTACGTCCAGGTTTGGGCGGCCCTCGGGCGGGGGACCCGGAAAATGTGCAATACCGACAAGTACGGTTTCCCAGTGAGTCACCGGGCCAGACAGAAAATGTATTTCGGTTTTACGACCGGCGACCTGGTGGCGGCCGAGGTACCCGAGGGTAAGTACGCCGGTCGTTGGGTAGGCCGGGTGGCCGTACGCGCCAGCGGGTACTTCGACATCAAGGACGGTTCCGGACACCGTGTCTGCCAGGGCGTATCGCACAGGTACATGAAGCTTTTGCAGCGTGCCGACGGGTGGCAGTACGAAAAAATTCGGGTAGAGAAGGGAGGTAGTGGCGGCGCCTCCTTCCCAGGCGTAAACGCCGGGGCTTCCGGCGCCGCATAA
- a CDS encoding ATP-grasp domain-containing protein codes for MLSEKSPKVRLISDFHDYYDHWFDSCGADFIFERRSTGGMSRPQILAYLQSLGLQVPFFGRMRDVYKYTLRGFEEIPRSDTIFAMVVHLNEKAHRGEGKVMLSLRDALEKYPDCFAVQYIPALPSGLGLTWRYLQIGDKIFWLEYFSRNDWRSNCGDVEVRVLSRERDSYNHKIRYPLYAVDFIPAAGKLYAIDFNIAPGIKGTGVEELLPAREAAEAIKKAVILFANQKEASN; via the coding sequence ATGTTGTCAGAAAAATCTCCAAAAGTCCGGTTAATTTCGGATTTCCACGATTATTACGACCATTGGTTCGATAGTTGCGGAGCGGACTTTATCTTTGAGCGCCGTTCCACCGGCGGGATGAGCCGGCCCCAAATACTGGCTTACCTGCAGTCTTTGGGGCTGCAAGTCCCCTTTTTTGGGCGTATGCGTGACGTTTACAAATATACGCTGCGCGGGTTCGAGGAAATTCCCCGCTCCGACACCATCTTTGCCATGGTCGTTCATCTTAATGAAAAGGCCCACCGTGGGGAAGGCAAGGTTATGCTTTCCCTGCGCGATGCCCTGGAGAAGTATCCTGATTGTTTTGCCGTCCAATACATCCCGGCTCTGCCGTCCGGTCTTGGACTGACCTGGCGGTATCTCCAAATTGGGGACAAGATATTTTGGCTGGAATATTTTAGTCGCAACGACTGGCGGTCCAACTGCGGCGACGTCGAAGTCCGGGTCTTGTCCCGGGAGAGGGACAGTTACAACCACAAAATAAGGTACCCGCTGTACGCCGTGGACTTCATCCCGGCTGCCGGCAAGCTGTACGCTATCGACTTTAACATTGCGCCGGGCATAAAGGGTACCGGCGTGGAAGAACTTCTGCCGGCCCGGGAAGCGGCGGAAGCAATCAAAAAAGCAGTAATTCTGTTTGCTAACCAGAAGGAGGCGAGCAATTAA
- the nrdG gene encoding anaerobic ribonucleoside-triphosphate reductase activating protein: MSKVTYVDGVKVVYSPGVSEEEARTLVQEEIARFSQAGKRLSKVEIDIDGEDYVIKSWEVSPIRRIRRITGYLAETDSWNSAKLAELRDRVIHHNLAALGRLAARETGIKLRLNGLVYESVVDGPGLRDVLFVQGCPHRCAGCQNPGSWDFDGGTLVDVADVLASLPSSPLITGVTFSGGEPFCQASTLVEVARQVRSRGLDLWVYTGYTWEELLAHPDPAVKRLLVLADVVIDGRFVQAEADLSLPFRGSRNQRLIDVRKSFETGKVVLWEQKSCAAEIPPRRVAV; encoded by the coding sequence ATGTCTAAGGTTACCTATGTTGATGGCGTAAAAGTTGTTTACAGCCCCGGTGTTTCCGAAGAAGAGGCCCGGACGCTGGTGCAGGAGGAAATCGCCCGTTTCAGCCAGGCGGGGAAACGTCTGTCAAAAGTGGAAATTGACATCGACGGAGAAGATTATGTAATCAAATCCTGGGAAGTTTCCCCGATCCGCCGTATCCGGCGCATAACTGGCTACCTTGCCGAGACAGACAGCTGGAACTCGGCCAAGCTGGCAGAATTGCGGGACCGGGTAATCCACCACAACCTTGCCGCCCTGGGTCGCCTAGCCGCCAGGGAGACCGGTATTAAGCTCCGGTTGAACGGCCTGGTATACGAATCAGTCGTTGACGGCCCCGGCCTGCGTGACGTGCTTTTCGTCCAGGGTTGCCCGCACCGGTGCGCTGGTTGCCAGAACCCCGGTTCGTGGGATTTCGATGGCGGCACCCTGGTTGACGTGGCGGACGTGCTGGCGTCCCTGCCGTCAAGCCCGTTGATTACGGGCGTCACCTTTTCCGGCGGAGAACCCTTTTGCCAGGCATCAACCCTGGTGGAGGTAGCCCGGCAGGTAAGATCCAGAGGGCTCGACTTATGGGTTTACACGGGTTACACCTGGGAGGAACTCCTGGCTCACCCGGACCCGGCGGTGAAACGGCTGCTTGTCCTTGCCGACGTGGTAATAGACGGGCGGTTCGTACAGGCGGAAGCGGACCTGTCCCTGCCCTTCCGGGGCAGCCGGAACCAGCGGCTCATTGACGTGAGAAAGTCCTTTGAAACTGGTAAGGTAGTTTTATGGGAACAGAAGAGCTGCGCGGCGGAAATACCGCCGAGGCGGGTTGCGGTTTAA
- a CDS encoding FeoB small GTPase domain-containing protein, with protein sequence MPLATELRERFNIPPDPDAAVIALAGNPNTGKSTIFNALTGLKQHTGNWPGKTVLQAQGTFHSGGKRYILVDLPGTYSLLANSAEEMVARNFLCFARPDATVVVTDATCLERNLNLVLQVMEITSKVIVCVNFIDEARRKNIFIDVDCLTRELGVPVVITAARSGLGLKELKAGIDAVVRGQIVPTPRRMVYDPDIEDAVAQVEQQIPGEIKELINARWLALRIIDHDRNTFDNIRQYFEVPEWGVLREQYKYCPT encoded by the coding sequence ATGCCCCTTGCAACCGAACTGCGCGAAAGGTTTAACATCCCCCCGGATCCCGACGCTGCCGTAATTGCCCTGGCTGGCAACCCCAATACCGGCAAAAGCACCATTTTTAACGCCCTGACCGGGTTGAAACAGCACACGGGCAACTGGCCGGGCAAGACGGTGCTCCAGGCCCAGGGCACATTTCATTCCGGCGGCAAAAGGTACATCCTGGTGGACCTGCCGGGAACCTATTCCCTGCTGGCAAACTCGGCCGAAGAAATGGTCGCCCGGAACTTTTTATGTTTTGCCCGGCCTGACGCCACGGTGGTGGTCACCGACGCCACCTGCCTGGAAAGAAATTTAAATCTGGTTTTACAGGTGATGGAAATTACCAGCAAGGTAATTGTTTGCGTTAACTTTATTGATGAGGCGCGCCGGAAAAACATTTTTATTGATGTCGATTGCCTGACCCGGGAACTGGGTGTACCCGTGGTAATCACGGCTGCCAGGAGCGGCCTGGGCCTTAAGGAATTAAAGGCCGGGATCGACGCCGTGGTGCGGGGACAAATAGTTCCCACCCCTCGCCGGATGGTTTACGATCCAGACATCGAAGATGCCGTAGCCCAGGTGGAACAGCAAATACCCGGGGAAATCAAGGAATTGATCAACGCCCGCTGGCTTGCGTTAAGAATAATAGATCACGACCGGAACACTTTCGATAATATAAGACAATACTTTGAGGTACCGGAATGGGGTGTTTTGCGTGAGCAGTATAAATACTGCCCCACCTGA
- a CDS encoding FeoA family protein, translated as MKVLPLSELPIGQWGRVVSLKVRGMTRCRLLDLGLVPDTPVQAVRRSPLGDPTAYRIRGALIALRREEAGQVLVTPL; from the coding sequence GTGAAAGTCCTGCCGCTGTCCGAACTGCCCATTGGCCAATGGGGACGGGTGGTGTCTTTAAAAGTACGGGGCATGACCAGATGCCGGTTACTGGACCTGGGCCTGGTTCCTGACACACCGGTCCAGGCGGTAAGGCGCAGCCCGCTGGGCGACCCAACCGCCTACCGCATCCGGGGAGCATTAATTGCCCTGCGCCGGGAAGAAGCCGGCCAGGTGCTGGTGACACCCTTATGA
- a CDS encoding HD domain-containing phosphohydrolase has protein sequence MGVKVEVNSEERVVPAQSPEKNSGTAPDTNWLKAHILITRKVNLLLLEVREESELFKRICELLTGLEFIRFAWIGLAEKETFGVMPIAHSGFENGYLRSVKVTWDDSQTDPGPTGTAIRTGEPVVVRDICGDPRHAPWREEAMNRGYASSAAIPLVHEGEVVGTLNVYSHLPDAFGPEEMAFLTEIAGDIALGIKRLRLERKLDETVARLRQMLYGTVEAISRMLELRDPYTAGHQMRVARLACAIAQEMGWPEDRVEGLRLAALLHDIGKMAIPAEILTAPRRLTKPELQLIRAHPVLGFEVLKGIEFPWPVPQAMLQHHERLDGSGYPNGLRGEAIIPEARILGVADVVEAMASHRPYRAALGMEAALEEISRNSGVLYDPQVVEACLAVCRNNPGVLVQD, from the coding sequence ATGGGAGTGAAGGTTGAAGTGAACAGCGAGGAAAGGGTTGTCCCAGCTCAAAGTCCGGAGAAAAATTCCGGGACAGCCCCGGATACTAACTGGCTTAAAGCCCACATTCTGATCACCAGAAAAGTAAATCTTCTCCTTCTCGAAGTCCGCGAGGAGAGCGAGCTGTTCAAGCGCATTTGCGAGCTTCTCACCGGGCTCGAATTTATCAGGTTTGCCTGGATCGGTCTTGCCGAGAAAGAGACATTTGGTGTGATGCCCATTGCCCACAGCGGTTTTGAGAACGGCTACCTGCGTTCAGTAAAGGTTACCTGGGACGACAGCCAGACGGATCCCGGACCGACCGGCACAGCCATCAGGACGGGCGAGCCCGTAGTGGTGAGGGACATATGTGGCGACCCGCGGCATGCGCCCTGGCGCGAGGAAGCGATGAACCGTGGTTATGCGTCAAGCGCGGCCATTCCCCTGGTGCACGAGGGCGAGGTTGTGGGAACCCTTAATGTTTATTCCCACCTTCCGGACGCTTTTGGCCCCGAGGAAATGGCCTTTCTCACCGAAATTGCAGGCGACATTGCCCTTGGGATCAAGCGGCTGCGCCTGGAAAGAAAGCTGGACGAAACGGTCGCCAGGCTGCGGCAGATGCTGTACGGTACGGTGGAGGCCATCAGCAGGATGCTGGAATTACGGGACCCGTACACAGCGGGCCACCAGATGCGGGTGGCCCGGCTGGCCTGCGCCATCGCCCAGGAGATGGGGTGGCCGGAAGACCGGGTGGAGGGTCTCCGGCTCGCCGCGTTGCTGCATGACATAGGCAAGATGGCTATCCCGGCAGAGATCCTCACCGCGCCGCGCCGGCTGACGAAACCGGAGTTGCAGCTGATCAGGGCGCACCCGGTGCTGGGGTTCGAGGTGCTGAAGGGCATAGAATTCCCCTGGCCGGTACCGCAGGCAATGCTGCAGCACCACGAGAGACTGGACGGTAGCGGTTATCCGAACGGGCTGCGGGGAGAGGCCATCATTCCCGAGGCCCGGATCCTGGGTGTTGCCGACGTGGTGGAAGCCATGGCTTCGCACCGGCCCTACCGGGCCGCCCTGGGTATGGAGGCCGCCCTGGAAGAAATCAGCCGGAACAGCGGCGTCCTTTACGACCCGCAGGTGGTGGAGGCGTGCCTGGCCGTCTGCCGGAACAACCCCGGTGTCCTGGTACAGGATTAA
- a CDS encoding STAS domain-containing protein has translation MDAIKVTEIVNGLTTDGRQKDLWRRVMEGALSKEAAGGLFETLRSLIEDLGEEEVGAKILHIAGEHASFPAVDILRAALKVSGEMRRENEHVLMQLRQMLSELATPIIRIWTDILLVAMIGNLDGQRAQNIAERLLNRVSSVRAKVVLVDVTGVPMIDTVVGGFLMEMFNAIKFLGAEVILTGIKPEVAHTLVKLGVDFQMVTIARDLEDALRRGIAITMEERKRRRQLALSLAGGRLEESGEDDEL, from the coding sequence ATGGATGCTATTAAGGTGACGGAAATCGTCAATGGCCTCACGACAGACGGCAGGCAAAAAGACCTGTGGCGCCGGGTCATGGAGGGAGCGCTGAGCAAAGAAGCAGCAGGCGGCTTGTTTGAAACTCTGCGTTCTTTAATTGAAGACCTGGGTGAAGAAGAAGTAGGGGCGAAAATACTGCATATTGCAGGAGAACATGCTTCTTTCCCGGCTGTTGATATACTCCGGGCCGCATTGAAGGTTTCCGGGGAGATGCGGCGCGAAAATGAACATGTTTTAATGCAGCTCCGCCAGATGCTTTCGGAGCTGGCCACCCCAATAATTCGTATATGGACGGATATTTTACTGGTAGCCATGATTGGAAACCTGGATGGCCAGCGTGCCCAGAATATCGCGGAGAGATTGCTGAACAGGGTTAGTTCCGTCAGGGCGAAAGTGGTGCTGGTGGATGTTACGGGTGTCCCCATGATCGATACGGTGGTCGGGGGATTTCTTATGGAGATGTTTAACGCCATAAAATTTTTAGGTGCCGAGGTCATTCTTACCGGTATCAAGCCGGAGGTTGCCCATACCCTTGTCAAACTGGGAGTAGACTTCCAGATGGTTACCATCGCCAGGGACCTGGAGGATGCTCTCCGCCGCGGGATAGCCATAACCATGGAAGAAAGGAAGAGGCGCAGGCAGCTTGCCCTAAGTCTGGCGGGCGGCAGGCTGGAAGAAAGCGGTGAAGATGATGAGCTTTGA
- a CDS encoding STAS domain-containing protein — MMSFEDRVVPIMQVNGYLLVPIQIDLDDRTVGLLQQQLLKEIERTRAKAVILDVRMVEVIDSYISYTLSETAAMARLMGCRTVLCGIQPPVALTLAQMGVVLQEVTVARNLEHALVLAGSFQERDRGV; from the coding sequence ATGATGAGCTTTGAGGACAGGGTTGTGCCCATTATGCAGGTGAATGGCTACCTGCTGGTGCCCATCCAGATCGACCTGGACGACAGGACGGTAGGCCTGCTGCAGCAGCAGCTTTTGAAGGAAATCGAGCGGACGAGGGCCAAGGCGGTTATACTGGATGTAAGGATGGTGGAAGTGATTGATAGCTACATATCTTACACCCTTTCAGAAACGGCTGCCATGGCCCGCCTCATGGGGTGCCGCACTGTATTGTGCGGCATTCAACCCCCTGTAGCTTTGACTCTGGCCCAGATGGGTGTGGTGCTGCAGGAGGTCACGGTGGCGCGGAATCTGGAACATGCCCTGGTACTGGCCGGCTCTTTCCAGGAGAGGGATAGAGGTGTATGA
- a CDS encoding anti-sigma regulatory factor, whose protein sequence is MYEERITTIIEGPAQDFDIVVRITREEDIAVARQMAKQLAQEIGFSLADVTRIATAVSELARNIYRYARQGRIMIRKRLEDRDSPGIEVIAADRGPGIPDIELVLTRGYTTWERSLGIGLSGVKRLMDSFAIHSEVGKGTVVITEKRRRTF, encoded by the coding sequence GTGTATGAGGAAAGGATAACCACCATAATTGAGGGCCCGGCGCAGGACTTTGATATAGTGGTCCGCATTACTCGAGAGGAAGACATTGCCGTAGCACGGCAGATGGCCAAACAACTGGCCCAGGAGATCGGCTTTTCCCTGGCCGATGTTACCAGGATAGCCACTGCGGTTTCGGAGCTGGCCCGGAATATCTACCGGTACGCCAGGCAGGGCAGGATAATGATAAGAAAGCGGCTGGAGGACAGGGATAGTCCGGGCATTGAAGTAATTGCCGCCGACCGCGGCCCCGGTATCCCTGATATCGAGCTGGTCTTGACGCGGGGCTATACCACCTGGGAGCGCAGTCTCGGTATAGGCCTTTCGGGAGTAAAACGTCTGATGGATTCCTTCGCCATTCACTCCGAAGTGGGTAAGGGGACGGTGGTTATTACGGAGAAGAGGAGGCGTACATTTTGA
- a CDS encoding PP2C family serine/threonine-protein phosphatase: MTFFKQATAAGHGWEVWSCWRPRTGYPVGGDLCCAYKGNNKLFISVMDVLGHGEEAHRCAEGLHRVLEEHKEDLPGVYGDIERVAARIRGCALFLGTLDNAALSYIMVGNIRGWVIGDRRLEFLPGQPGVVGGRRLVPVIRNVRIDDYALIIVCSDGIRRSFVPDRGDGHLWRQDGLYLAVTIMEKYGVPEDDASVLVGRRCT, translated from the coding sequence TTGACTTTCTTTAAACAGGCCACGGCGGCCGGCCATGGCTGGGAGGTCTGGTCGTGCTGGAGGCCGCGGACAGGCTATCCAGTGGGCGGGGACCTTTGTTGTGCATATAAAGGAAATAATAAACTTTTTATTTCGGTAATGGATGTGCTGGGACACGGTGAAGAAGCTCATCGCTGTGCGGAAGGGCTGCACAGAGTTCTGGAAGAACATAAGGAAGACCTGCCGGGTGTGTACGGTGATATCGAAAGGGTTGCTGCCAGAATCCGGGGATGTGCCCTCTTCCTCGGTACCCTGGACAATGCGGCTCTAAGTTATATCATGGTAGGGAACATAAGGGGCTGGGTGATTGGTGATCGAAGGTTGGAGTTTTTGCCGGGGCAGCCCGGGGTGGTAGGAGGGCGGAGGCTTGTGCCGGTTATCCGGAATGTAAGGATTGATGATTATGCTCTTATAATAGTATGTTCTGATGGAATAAGGCGTAGCTTTGTGCCCGACCGGGGTGACGGGCATCTGTGGCGACAGGATGGTTTATACCTGGCGGTTACGATAATGGAGAAATATGGTGTTCCGGAAGACGATGCCAGCGTACTGGTGGGGAGGAGGTGCACCTGA
- a CDS encoding GGDEF domain-containing protein, with protein sequence MASEAFYNTYKNYLERYVCEGGTEGVLVEAYQDLTHSLDEKHVQAANILDIHTRALREVMGIRRDSDPVQWIYIDRATEFLAQILVVIDSFLLQLKDRIEHDPLTGLYNRLALYPLLNQLLKEAQRKEKPLVVAMLDLDDFKVINDRFGHHAGDRVLCAAAGIIKKALRAADKVVRYGGEEFIIMLPDTSLNRSQIALERIRSQIAGQRLLPEMDVVVTASIGATEYSGRGTASVNDLIAQADRAMYKAKKEGKNMVACVEPESPGKQEE encoded by the coding sequence TTGGCTTCAGAGGCCTTTTATAATACTTATAAAAATTACCTTGAACGATATGTATGTGAGGGTGGAACCGAAGGAGTGCTCGTGGAAGCCTATCAGGACCTGACACACAGCCTGGACGAGAAACATGTTCAGGCGGCAAACATTCTGGATATCCACACCAGGGCACTTCGGGAGGTAATGGGCATCCGCCGGGATAGCGATCCCGTCCAGTGGATATACATAGATCGCGCTACGGAATTCCTGGCTCAAATACTGGTGGTCATTGATAGTTTTCTTCTGCAGCTTAAAGACAGGATAGAACACGACCCGCTTACGGGACTGTATAACAGGCTCGCTTTATACCCGTTATTGAACCAGCTCCTTAAAGAAGCTCAGAGGAAGGAAAAGCCGCTGGTGGTTGCCATGCTGGATCTTGATGATTTTAAAGTGATAAACGACCGGTTCGGTCACCATGCGGGTGACCGGGTTTTATGTGCTGCGGCCGGCATAATAAAGAAGGCTTTGCGGGCTGCAGATAAGGTGGTTCGGTACGGTGGAGAGGAATTTATAATTATGCTGCCGGATACCAGCCTGAATAGATCGCAGATTGCCCTGGAGCGTATAAGATCCCAGATAGCAGGGCAGAGGTTATTGCCAGAAATGGACGTTGTTGTCACGGCCAGTATTGGGGCTACGGAATATAGCGGCAGGGGAACTGCCAGTGTAAATGACCTGATAGCTCAAGCTGACAGGGCCATGTATAAAGCAAAAAAGGAAGGGAAAAACATGGTGGCTTGTGTTGAACCTGAGTCTCCGGGAAAACAGGAGGAGTGA
- a CDS encoding SpoVR family protein, whose protein sequence is MTGEELHKLSEAVEIITAKAREFGLDFYDMYFEICPADIIYTFGAYGMPTRFSHWTFGKAYHKMKTQYDYNLSRIYEMVINSNPCYAFLLEGNSLVQNKLVIAHVLAHCDFFKNNVYFKHTNRNMVESMASAAERFRGYELKYGKDRVEAFLDAVISIQEHVDPYHFIKAGREKKKQEKEEGSCACGQGRKCGKRHREETPYDDLWEIDEPKCAGQCEKPRKFPPEPEKDLLLFIMEHARDLDDWQRDIISVIRQEMLYFWPQLETKIMNEGWATYWHLRIMREIDLTEAEAVEFAKMHAGVIQPSRVRLNPYHLGLKIFEDIERRWNEPTGEERKKYNRSGGEGRQKIFEVREQENDISFLRNYLTKELIEEMDLYLYKKMGYDWKVSDKDWEKVKDGILSSLTNGGYPYIVVEDGDFNKRGDLYLKHCYEGLELDVFYLEKTLPYVYRLWGRPVHLETVIDNKKVLFSYNGEKVSKKFI, encoded by the coding sequence ATGACCGGAGAAGAGCTGCACAAGCTTTCGGAAGCCGTGGAAATAATCACCGCCAAAGCCCGGGAATTTGGTCTGGACTTTTATGATATGTATTTTGAAATCTGCCCGGCGGATATCATCTATACCTTTGGGGCTTACGGCATGCCCACCCGTTTCTCCCACTGGACCTTTGGCAAAGCGTACCATAAAATGAAAACCCAGTATGATTACAACCTCAGCCGCATCTACGAAATGGTAATAAACTCCAACCCCTGCTACGCCTTTCTCCTGGAAGGCAATTCCCTGGTCCAGAACAAGCTGGTGATAGCCCACGTTCTGGCCCACTGCGACTTTTTTAAAAACAACGTCTACTTCAAGCATACCAACCGCAATATGGTGGAGTCCATGGCCAGTGCGGCCGAGAGATTCCGCGGTTACGAGCTTAAGTACGGCAAGGACAGGGTAGAAGCCTTTCTGGACGCGGTGATTTCCATCCAGGAACACGTAGACCCCTATCATTTCATAAAGGCCGGTCGGGAAAAGAAAAAGCAGGAAAAGGAAGAAGGTTCCTGTGCCTGCGGCCAGGGCAGGAAGTGCGGAAAACGACACCGGGAGGAAACCCCCTATGATGACCTGTGGGAGATCGATGAGCCCAAATGCGCCGGGCAGTGTGAAAAACCCAGGAAGTTCCCCCCGGAGCCGGAAAAAGACCTGTTGCTGTTTATTATGGAACATGCCCGGGATCTGGACGACTGGCAGCGGGACATTATATCCGTAATCCGTCAGGAAATGCTTTATTTCTGGCCCCAGTTGGAAACAAAAATTATGAACGAAGGCTGGGCCACCTACTGGCACCTGCGCATTATGCGGGAAATAGATCTTACTGAGGCAGAAGCGGTAGAGTTCGCCAAAATGCATGCCGGGGTAATTCAACCTTCCCGGGTGCGCCTGAATCCCTATCACCTGGGATTGAAAATTTTTGAAGACATTGAAAGGCGCTGGAACGAGCCCACCGGGGAAGAGAGGAAAAAATACAACCGCTCTGGCGGTGAGGGAAGGCAGAAGATCTTCGAGGTGCGTGAACAGGAAAATGATATTTCCTTCCTGAGGAACTACCTGACCAAAGAACTAATAGAGGAAATGGACCTTTATCTTTACAAAAAGATGGGCTACGATTGGAAGGTATCGGACAAAGACTGGGAAAAGGTCAAAGACGGCATCCTTTCCAGCCTGACCAACGGCGGCTACCCCTATATCGTGGTGGAAGACGGGGATTTCAATAAACGGGGCGATTTATACTTGAAACACTGTTACGAGGGCCTGGAGCTGGATGTGTTTTATCTGGAAAAGACTTTACCTTACGTATACCGCCTCTGGGGGAGGCCGGTGCACCTGGAGACGGTCATTGATAATAAAAAGGTGCTTTTCTCTTACAATGGGGAAAAGGTGAGTAAAAAATTTATTTAG